A stretch of the Arachis stenosperma cultivar V10309 chromosome 6, arast.V10309.gnm1.PFL2, whole genome shotgun sequence genome encodes the following:
- the LOC130936735 gene encoding COP9 signalosome complex subunit 2: MASDADMEDYGFEYSDEEQEEQDVDIENQYYNSKGLVETDPEGALSGFAEVVRMEQEKAEWGFKALKQTVKLYYRLGRYKEMMEAYREMLTYIKSAVTRNYSEKCINSIMDYVSGSASQNFGLLQEFYQTTLKALEEAKNERLWFKTNLKLCKIFFDIGEYGRMSKILKELHKSCQREDGTDDHKKGTQLLEVYAIEIQMYTETKNNKKLKQLYQKALTIKSAIPHPRIMGIIHECGGKMHMAERQWAEAATDFFEAFKNYDEAGNHRRIQCLKYLVLANMLMESEVNPFDGQEAKPYKNDPEILAMTNLIAAYQRNEILEFEKILKSNRRTIMDDPFIRNYIEDLLKNIRTQVLLKLIKPYTRIRIPFISQELNVPEHDVEQLLVSLILDNRIQGHIDQVNRLLERSDRSKGMKKYTAIDKWNTQLKSLYQTISNRG, translated from the exons ATGGCTTCCG ATGCTGATATGGAGGACTATGGATTTGAGTACTCTGATGAGGAGCAAGAGGAGCAAGATGTTGATATTGAGAATCAATATTATAATTCGAAAG GTTTGGTTGAAACTGATCCAGAAGGTGCACTTTCTGGTTTTGCTGAGGTAGTGCGCATGGAACAAGAAAAGGCTGAATG GGGATTTAAAGCTCTAAAACAAACTGTCAAGCTCTACTATCGACTTGGGAGGTATAAAGAGATGATGGAAGCCTACAGGGAGATGTTGACTTATATTAAGTCTGCAGTGACTCGTAACTACAGTGAAAAATGCATAAACAGCATTATGGACTATGTCTCAGGTTCAGCTAGCCAGAACTTTGGTCTTCTGCAAGAATTCTACCAGACAACTTTGAAAGCCCTTGAAGAAGCAAAGAATGAG AGATTGTGGTTTAAGACAAATCTGAAGCTTTGTAAGATTTTCTTTGATATTGGTGAATATGGACGAATGAGCAAG ATCTTGAAGGAACTTCACAAATCTTGTCAAAGAGAAGATGGCACAGATGACCATAAGAAAGGAACCCAACTGTTGGAGGTTTATGCAATAGAAATCCAGATGTACACAGAGACCAAGAACAACAAAAAACTCAAG CAACTTTACCAGAAAGCACTTACTATTAAGTCAGCTATTCCCCATCCAAGAATAATGGGGATAATCCATGAATGTGGGGGTAAAATGCATATGGCAGAGCGCCAGTGGGCAGAAGCAGCTACTGACTTCTTTGAAGCTTTTAAGAATTATGATGAAGCTGGGAATCATAGGCGGATCCAATGCTTGAA GTACCTTGTTCTTGCCAACATGTTGATGGAGTCTGAAGTGAATCCTTTTGATGGACAGGAGGCTAAGCC ATACAAGAATGACCCGGAAATTTTGGCAATGACAAATTTGATAGCAGCCTATCAACGGAATGAAATATTGGAATTTGAGAAAATACTGAAG AGTAACAGAAGAACCATCATGGATGATCCATTTATCAGAAATTACATTGAGGATCTGCTGAAGAATATCAGAACACAAGTCTTGCTTAAGCTCATCAAACCATATACAAGGATAAGGATACCATTTATATCTCAG GAACTGAACGTTCCCGAACATGATGTTGAGCAGCTGCTTGTGTCACTGATTCTGGATAATAGAATTCAAGGACACATTGATCAAGTGAACAGGCTCTTGGAACGTTCTGATAG GTCGAAAGGAATGAAAAAGTACACTGCCATAGACAAATGGAACACACAGCTAAAATCTCTCTATCAAACAATCAGCAATAGAGGTTAG